The Peribacillus sp. FSL E2-0218 genome contains a region encoding:
- a CDS encoding transglutaminase domain-containing protein, whose translation MTVTGEKLQRYMHIILYVFGLILTTEWLRPVDQLTDTGNIFIFVLFLIFSLLLHYFQIHWPIRFILISVYIMFSLQLLHSINGISWMSGFLVDFTANLRFIYDANWESITNPFRTLLFFVLLWLVTYLIHYWVMVRQSIFFFFLLTVFFVSVLDTFTPYAGDMSMIRIIITGFLMLGLLSLLRLMIQEQIAFPPAAIKKWAMVLIGVIVLSAVAGFIGPKLSPQWPDPVPYITSYSNKTMQEGDGSKDKSVGYDEDDSSLGGSIEPDSSVVFYNNATEGHYWKVENKDVYTGKGWVSIEEPDVASFSIGQDMGPLDIYQVPEVMKTKEMTTEVSMEEMYPHILHPQSGYLKKIEDNSNTEMNFIYYLGMDKIITEWKNGDPQLMKEYELTYDMPSFDIAELRKVTEPDESMAVLMEKNTQLPEGLPNRVYDLVTQLTRNETNWYDKAKVIENYFDRPEFIYSKDEIPYPDTNQDYADQFLFETKIGYCDNYSTAMVVLLRAANIPARWVKGYTEGEKTVNRGESVYKVTNNNAHSWVEVYFSGIGWVPFEPTKSFNGEVEFYDSELKQQEIKNREDAPANAEQPKVEERERLDKPDNDAESMKEKDERRLDGQRKWMASALMVVLILLAISYISRRKWIPHLHVLMYRRKSGQHFTSAYAILLKQLNRAGLIRPAGQTLREYAAYVDAVYGTNEMSELTAGYEIMLYRGDVEDGEWEHFQSVWERLMKKTSS comes from the coding sequence ATGACTGTCACTGGTGAAAAGCTGCAAAGGTACATGCATATCATCCTATATGTTTTTGGTCTGATCTTGACCACTGAGTGGCTAAGGCCGGTCGATCAACTGACGGATACAGGCAATATTTTTATTTTTGTCCTGTTTTTAATCTTTTCCCTGCTGCTGCATTACTTCCAAATACATTGGCCCATCCGCTTTATCCTCATTTCCGTGTATATCATGTTTTCCTTACAGCTCCTTCACTCAATAAATGGTATATCATGGATGAGTGGGTTTCTAGTCGATTTTACAGCTAACCTAAGGTTTATATACGATGCGAATTGGGAGTCGATCACAAACCCATTTCGAACGTTGTTATTTTTTGTGCTTCTATGGCTTGTAACGTATTTGATCCATTACTGGGTGATGGTAAGGCAAAGCATTTTTTTCTTTTTCCTTTTAACGGTGTTTTTCGTATCTGTACTTGATACATTCACTCCCTACGCGGGGGACATGTCAATGATAAGGATCATCATCACTGGTTTTCTGATGCTCGGCCTGCTTTCCCTGCTGCGTCTCATGATACAGGAGCAGATTGCATTTCCGCCGGCAGCCATCAAAAAATGGGCCATGGTGCTGATTGGCGTGATCGTGTTAAGTGCCGTCGCTGGCTTCATCGGTCCAAAGCTCTCTCCTCAGTGGCCCGACCCAGTTCCTTATATCACTTCTTATTCAAATAAAACGATGCAGGAAGGCGATGGTTCTAAGGACAAAAGCGTCGGTTACGATGAAGATGATTCAAGTCTTGGCGGTTCGATAGAGCCTGATAGCTCCGTCGTTTTTTATAATAATGCAACTGAGGGGCATTATTGGAAAGTGGAAAACAAAGATGTTTATACAGGGAAGGGCTGGGTTTCCATAGAGGAACCGGACGTTGCCTCTTTTTCCATTGGTCAGGATATGGGCCCATTGGATATTTACCAAGTTCCTGAAGTGATGAAAACGAAGGAAATGACAACTGAAGTGTCCATGGAAGAAATGTATCCGCATATCCTGCATCCTCAATCCGGGTATTTAAAAAAGATTGAGGATAACAGCAACACCGAAATGAATTTTATATATTATCTAGGCATGGACAAAATCATTACCGAATGGAAAAATGGCGACCCTCAATTAATGAAAGAATATGAGTTGACCTATGACATGCCTAGTTTTGATATAGCTGAGCTAAGGAAGGTAACGGAACCCGATGAATCGATGGCTGTGTTAATGGAAAAAAATACACAGCTTCCTGAGGGATTGCCTAACCGGGTCTATGATTTGGTTACGCAGCTTACGAGAAATGAAACGAATTGGTACGATAAGGCAAAAGTCATTGAGAATTATTTCGATCGCCCTGAATTCATTTATTCAAAAGATGAAATTCCATATCCAGATACGAATCAGGATTATGCCGATCAATTTTTATTCGAGACAAAGATAGGGTACTGCGATAATTATTCGACGGCAATGGTCGTATTACTCCGTGCCGCCAATATACCTGCCAGATGGGTAAAGGGCTACACGGAAGGGGAGAAAACGGTTAATCGTGGAGAATCCGTTTATAAAGTCACCAACAATAATGCACATTCCTGGGTCGAGGTTTATTTTTCGGGGATAGGCTGGGTGCCCTTCGAACCAACAAAGAGTTTCAACGGGGAAGTCGAATTTTATGACTCGGAATTGAAACAGCAAGAAATCAAGAACCGGGAGGATGCCCCAGCTAATGCAGAGCAACCAAAGGTAGAGGAGAGGGAACGCCTGGATAAACCCGATAACGATGCTGAATCCATGAAGGAAAAGGATGAACGGAGACTGGACGGGCAAAGGAAATGGATGGCCTCCGCTCTTATGGTTGTCCTGATTCTCCTGGCAATAAGCTATATCTCGAGAAGGAAATGGATTCCGCATCTGCACGTCCTTATGTATAGGCGGAAATCCGGCCAGCATTTCACGTCTGCGTATGCCATTTTATTGAAGCAATTAAACCGGGCTGGGCTAATTCGACCAGCTGGGCAAACGTTAAGGGAGTACGCAGCTTATGTCGATGCAGTGTACGGTACAAATGAGATGAGCGAATTGACGGCTGGATACGAAATAATGTTGTATCGTGGAGACGTGGAAGATGGCGAATGGGAGCACTTTCAAAGCGTCTGGGAACGCTTGATGAAAAAAACTAGCTCTTGA
- the guaA gene encoding glutamine-hydrolyzing GMP synthase produces the protein MIVVLDFGSQYNQLITRRIREFGVYSELHPHTITVEEIEKMNPTGIIFSGGPNSVYDAAAFGCDERIFEMGLPIFGICYGMQLMTKHFGGKVEPAKNREYGKATLAIQNESKLFSDLPQEQIVWMSHGDLVVETPEGFTVDGTNPSCPISAMSDESRKLYAVQFHPEVRHSVYGNDILKNFVFGVCGCKGDWSMENFIEIEMEKIRQTVGDKKVLCALSGGVDSSVVAVLIHKAIGDQLTCIFVDHGLLRKGEAEGVMETFSEGFNMNVIKVDASERFLSKLAGVSDPEQKRKIIGNEFIYVFDDEATKLEGIDFLAQGTLYTDIIESGTATAQTIKSHHNVGGLPEDMQFKLIEPLNTLFKDEVRALGSEMGIPDEIVWRQPFPGPGLGIRVLGEISDEKLEIVRESDHILREEIKKNGLEREIWQYFTVLPNIRSVGVMGDARTYDYTIGIRAVTSIDGMTSDWARIPWDVLEIISTRIVNEVNHVNRVVYDITSKPPATIEWE, from the coding sequence ATGATCGTAGTACTAGATTTCGGAAGCCAATATAACCAATTGATCACTCGTCGTATCCGTGAATTCGGTGTGTACAGTGAGCTTCATCCTCATACAATCACGGTAGAAGAAATCGAGAAAATGAATCCTACCGGAATCATTTTTTCAGGGGGCCCGAACAGTGTTTATGATGCAGCGGCGTTTGGCTGTGATGAACGCATTTTCGAAATGGGTCTGCCGATCTTCGGTATTTGTTATGGCATGCAGTTGATGACCAAGCATTTTGGCGGAAAAGTGGAGCCGGCGAAAAACCGTGAATACGGAAAAGCTACATTAGCCATCCAAAATGAATCCAAGCTATTCAGTGACCTGCCGCAAGAGCAAATCGTCTGGATGAGCCATGGTGACTTAGTGGTTGAGACTCCTGAAGGCTTCACCGTTGATGGGACGAACCCATCATGCCCGATTTCGGCTATGAGTGACGAGTCACGTAAATTATACGCGGTACAATTCCATCCGGAGGTCCGCCATTCGGTTTACGGTAATGACATTCTGAAAAACTTCGTATTCGGAGTTTGCGGCTGCAAGGGCGATTGGTCCATGGAGAACTTCATTGAAATCGAGATGGAGAAAATCCGCCAAACGGTCGGAGATAAAAAGGTATTATGCGCCTTAAGCGGCGGTGTCGATTCCTCCGTTGTTGCCGTATTGATCCATAAAGCGATTGGCGATCAGCTGACATGTATCTTCGTTGATCATGGATTGCTTCGTAAAGGCGAAGCTGAAGGAGTAATGGAAACATTCAGCGAAGGCTTCAATATGAACGTAATCAAGGTCGATGCATCCGAGCGTTTCCTATCGAAGCTAGCTGGCGTATCCGATCCCGAGCAAAAACGGAAAATCATCGGTAACGAGTTCATCTACGTATTCGATGACGAAGCAACGAAGCTTGAAGGCATCGATTTCCTTGCGCAAGGTACGCTTTACACGGATATTATTGAAAGTGGCACGGCCACTGCACAAACAATCAAATCGCATCACAATGTCGGCGGCCTGCCGGAAGATATGCAATTTAAATTGATTGAGCCATTGAATACGCTATTCAAGGATGAAGTGCGTGCACTTGGAAGTGAAATGGGCATTCCGGATGAAATCGTATGGCGTCAACCATTCCCGGGTCCAGGTTTAGGTATTCGTGTATTGGGCGAAATCTCTGATGAAAAACTTGAAATCGTTCGTGAATCTGACCATATCTTGCGTGAAGAAATTAAAAAGAATGGCTTAGAGCGCGAAATCTGGCAGTATTTCACGGTGCTGCCTAACATCCGCAGTGTCGGGGTCATGGGCGATGCCCGGACGTACGATTACACCATCGGCATCCGTGCGGTTACATCCATTGATGGGATGACTTCGGATTGGGCACGTATTCCGTGGGATGTACTTGAGATCATCTCGACGAGAATCGTGAATGAAGTGAACCACGTAAACCGCGTCGTGTATGACATTACGTCCAAGCCGCCTGCAACGATCGAGTGGGAATAG